CACCGCGATCCCCGCGTTCAAGGTCTTCGAGAAGGGCGAGGTCGTCAAGACCGTCATCGGCGCCAAGCCGAAGCCCGCGCTCGAGGCCGACCTCGCCGCCTACATCTCGTAGTCGGCGGTCGAACTTCCAGACCCGTCCGGCGAAAGCCGGGCGGGTCTTTCGCGTCTCCGGGCGCAGCACCCGCAAGCGAGCGGATGTCGCAGGCCATCCGACCCCGAACGAGCACCCGGAACCCAGCAACTACCATGGAAACCCTGAACAGAACGGAAGCAGCGCAGTGACATCTGACGGCGTCCCCCAGCGGACCGGCAACAATCTCGACCCCTGGTACGCGAATTACGCCGAGCGAGCCGCCGGGCTGGCCGCCTCCGAAGTCCGAGCCCTGTTCGCCGTCGCCTCACGACCCGAAGTGGTCTCGCTGGCCGGCGGCATGCCGTACGTGTCGGCACTGCCACACGACCTCATCACCTCCTCGATGGAGAAGGTCATGCGCGAACGCGGCGCAGTCGCACTGCAATACGGCTCTGGTCAGGGTATTCCAGAGCTGCGCGAGCAGATCCTCGAGGTGATGGCCATCGAGGGCATCCACGGCAGCGTCGACAACGTCGTGACGGCGACCGGCTCGCAGCAGGCGCTCGACCTCGTGGCGAAGCTCTTCATCGATCCCGGAGACGTGATCCTCGCCGAGTCGCCGAGCTACGTCGGTGCGCTCGGCATCTTCCGTTCGTACCAGGCGAACGTCGCCCACGTCGCGACCGACGAGCACGGCCTGATCCCCGAAGCGTTGCGGCAGACGATCGCGGCACTCCGCGGCCAGGGCCGTCGCATCAAGTTCCTCTACACGATCCCGAACTTCCACAACCCGGCCGGCGTCACGCTCTCGGCGGAGCGGCGACCCGAGATCCTCGAGATCTGCCGCTCGAACGAGATCCTCGTACTCGAAGACAATCCCTACGGTCTGCTGCACTTCGACGAGCCCGCGCCGAATGCCCTGCGTTCGCTCGACCCCGAGGGCGTCATCTACCTCGGCTCGTTCTCGAAGACGCTCGCGCCCGGCTTCCGGGTCGGATGGGCGCTCGCACCGCACGCCATTCGCGAGAAGCTCATCCTCGCGGCGGAGTCCGCGATCCTGTCGCCGAGCTCGTTCAGCCAGATGGTGGTGTCGGAGTACCTGGCAACCGCCGACTGGCGCGCGCAGATCGACACGTTCCGCGGCGTGTATCGCGAGCGGAAAGACGCGATGATCGAGGCGCTGGGGGAGTACCTGCCGCAGCTCAACTGGACCAACCCGAACGGCGGGTTCTACGTCTGGGTCACGATGCCTGACGTGCTCGATTCGAAGCAGATGCTGCCGCGCGCGGTGAAAGAGCTCGTGGCGTATACGCCTGGTACGGCATTCTTCGCCGACGGTCGCGGCCGCCATGCGATGCGCCTGTCGTTCTGCTACCCCACGCCAGATGCGATCCGGCTCGGCATCCGTCGTCTCGCGACCGTGATCAACGGTGAGCTCGACCTGCTCGACACCTTCGCGGGCACCGGCCCGCTCCAGCTGCCACCGAGTGCGGGCTACGAATCCGCACCGCCATCCGACCTGAAGTAGTGGAGAAACACCTGATCATGAGCGATTCTTCCGGTCTCTCCGTTGTCGTTCTCGCTGGCGGTATCTCGCACGAACGCGACGTCTCACTCCGTTCGGGACGCCGGGTGGCCGACGCGCTCATCGCGGCGGGCCACCGAGTGGTGCTCCGCGACCCCGACGCCGGATTGCTCCCGTTCCTCGTGAACGAGCGGCCCGACGTCGTATTCCCCGCACTGCATGGATCGAGCGGTGAAGACGGCTCGCTCCTCGAGCTGCTCGCCGCGATCGGTGTGCCGACCGTCGGATCGTCGGGTGCGGCGTCGCGCCGTGCCTGGTCGAAGCCCGTCGCGAGCTCGCTGCTCGCCGCCGCGGGCGTCGACGTTCCCGAATCCATCGTGCTGTCCCACGAGGCCTTCAGAGAGCTCGGAGCATCGAGCGTGCTGAAGGTCGTCCGCTCAGCACTCGAGGGCGACCTCGTCGTGAAGCCGGCATCCGGAGGATCGGCCCAGGGCGTCACGATCGTCGACGACACGAACGACTTGCCGCGCGCGATGGTCGAGGCATTCACCTACGACGACGTCGCCGTCGTCGAGCGCCGCATCCATGGCACCGAGATCGCGGTCGCGGTCGTGGACACCGGCGACGGCCCGCGGACCCTCCCGGCGGTAGAAATCGAGCCGACCGCCGGTGTCTACAGTTTCCAGGCGCGGTACAACGCGGGGGAGACCACGTTCTACGCACCATCTCGGCTCGGCGACGCCGCGGTGACGGCGGTGTCGGAAGCTGCCGTGCTCGCTCACCGCACGCTCGGGCTCCGCGACCTCTCCCGCGTCGACTTCATCGTCGATGACAGCGGCCGCCCCTGGTTCCTCGAGGCGAACGTCATCCCCGGTCTCACCGAGACGTCACTCGTGCCGCTCGCCATCGAGGCTTCGGGCACGAGTGCCGCCGCCATCTACGGTGCACTCGTGGAGGCAGCACACGCTCGCGCCAACTGACGTTGAATCTGAAAGAGGGTCGGTCCGAATGGACCGACCCTCTTTCGCGTTCAGATCCGCGTGCGTTCCACACCATTCTTCCGGCTCGAATCGACTGATTTCGGTTCGTCAGAACGGATTCTCCGGGCGATTCGAGATCACACGCCGTCGAGATCTTCACCGAGATCGGTGAGAATCCGACGCAGGTCCTGAACGGTGGCGAAATCAATCGTGATCTGGCCTTTTCGTGCGCCGAGGGCGATCTTCACTCGGGTGTTCAGCCGGTCGCCCAGTCGAGCGGCCAAGTCCTCGAGGAAATCCTGCCGCTTGCCGGCAGCTGGCTTGGGGCGCGAGGTCTTCGGCTCCTTCGTCGCGACGGCTTCGGCGGCGCGAACGGAGAGTTCCTCGTTCACGATCTTGTCGGCGAATCGCTGCATCTCGGCGGCGTCGTCACCGATCGACAGGATCGCACGGGCGTGACCGGCGCTCAGCACACCCGCCGCGACGCGGAGTTGCACCGGCTCGGGGAGTCGGAGCAGTCGAAGCGTGTTCGAGATCTGCGGGCGCGAACGACCGATGCGTGTGGCGAGCTGTTCCTGCGTGATGCCGAAGTCGGCCAGCAACTGCTGGTAGGCAGACGCCTCTTCGAGCGGGTTCAGCTGGGAGCGGTGCAGGTTCTCGAGCAGCGCGTCGCGCAGCATGTCCTCGTTCGCCGTGTCCTTCACGACCGCTGGGATCGAGTCGAGGCCGGCGGCCTTGGTGGCGCGGAGGCGCCGTTCGCCCATGACCAGTTCGTACTTGCCCGCGAGTTCGGGGTGGCGTCGAACGACGATCGGTTGCAGCACCCCGAACTCGCGCACGCTGTGCACGAGTTCGGCGAGATCATCGGGGTCGAACACGCTGCGCGGCTGGTGGGCGTTGGGAAGGATGTCGTTCGGGTCGAGCCTGGCCAGGTGAGCGCCCGGAACAGTGACGAGTCCCTCTGCCGATGCAGCCTGCTCGACCACTGCGACCGCAGTGGGCTGCTGGGCATCGGACTCCGGGAAGAAGACGTCGACCGGGCGCGCTCGTGCGCTGTCTTCGCCGCTCGGAATCAGTGCACCGATTCCACGTCCGAGGCCGGTTCGTTTCGTTGCCATCAGTTCGACTCCTCGGGTGTTGCTGCTCCGCGACGAGCGATCTCGGCGGCTGCCTCTCGATACGACAGGGATCCGGTCGATCCGAAGTCGTAGCTGATCACGCTCTGACCATAGCTCGGCGCCTCCGACACGCGGACGGATCGGGGAATGATCGTCTCCAGTGTCTGCACGGGGAAGTGGTCGCGCACCTCCTGCGCCACCTGCTGGGCGAGGTTGGTGCGCGAGTCGTACATCGTCAGCAGGATCGTCGAGAGGCGAAGCTCGGGATTGAGGTGCTTCTCGATCAGTTCGATGTTGCTGAGCAACTGGGAGAGACCTTCGAGCGCGTAGTACTCGCACTGGATCGGGATGAGCACCTCACGAGCAGCGACGAATGCGTTGATCGTCAGCAGCCCCAGCGACGGCGGGCAGTCGATGAAGACGTAGTCGTAAGGGCGTTCCATAGTGGCGAGATGTGCATCGAGCGCCCTACGCAGCCGCTGCTCGCGCGCGACGAGCGAGACCAGTTCGATCTCGGCGCCGGCGAGATGGATGGTCGCCGGTACGCAGTCGAGCAACTCGTGCTCGGTCGACGGCTGCACGACCTCGGCGAGTGAGACGTCGGAGACGA
The sequence above is a segment of the Agromyces hippuratus genome. Coding sequences within it:
- a CDS encoding aminotransferase-like domain-containing protein — translated: MTSDGVPQRTGNNLDPWYANYAERAAGLAASEVRALFAVASRPEVVSLAGGMPYVSALPHDLITSSMEKVMRERGAVALQYGSGQGIPELREQILEVMAIEGIHGSVDNVVTATGSQQALDLVAKLFIDPGDVILAESPSYVGALGIFRSYQANVAHVATDEHGLIPEALRQTIAALRGQGRRIKFLYTIPNFHNPAGVTLSAERRPEILEICRSNEILVLEDNPYGLLHFDEPAPNALRSLDPEGVIYLGSFSKTLAPGFRVGWALAPHAIREKLILAAESAILSPSSFSQMVVSEYLATADWRAQIDTFRGVYRERKDAMIEALGEYLPQLNWTNPNGGFYVWVTMPDVLDSKQMLPRAVKELVAYTPGTAFFADGRGRHAMRLSFCYPTPDAIRLGIRRLATVINGELDLLDTFAGTGPLQLPPSAGYESAPPSDLK
- a CDS encoding D-alanine--D-alanine ligase family protein, which codes for MSDSSGLSVVVLAGGISHERDVSLRSGRRVADALIAAGHRVVLRDPDAGLLPFLVNERPDVVFPALHGSSGEDGSLLELLAAIGVPTVGSSGAASRRAWSKPVASSLLAAAGVDVPESIVLSHEAFRELGASSVLKVVRSALEGDLVVKPASGGSAQGVTIVDDTNDLPRAMVEAFTYDDVAVVERRIHGTEIAVAVVDTGDGPRTLPAVEIEPTAGVYSFQARYNAGETTFYAPSRLGDAAVTAVSEAAVLAHRTLGLRDLSRVDFIVDDSGRPWFLEANVIPGLTETSLVPLAIEASGTSAAAIYGALVEAAHARAN
- a CDS encoding ParB/RepB/Spo0J family partition protein produces the protein MATKRTGLGRGIGALIPSGEDSARARPVDVFFPESDAQQPTAVAVVEQAASAEGLVTVPGAHLARLDPNDILPNAHQPRSVFDPDDLAELVHSVREFGVLQPIVVRRHPELAGKYELVMGERRLRATKAAGLDSIPAVVKDTANEDMLRDALLENLHRSQLNPLEEASAYQQLLADFGITQEQLATRIGRSRPQISNTLRLLRLPEPVQLRVAAGVLSAGHARAILSIGDDAAEMQRFADKIVNEELSVRAAEAVATKEPKTSRPKPAAGKRQDFLEDLAARLGDRLNTRVKIALGARKGQITIDFATVQDLRRILTDLGEDLDGV
- a CDS encoding ParA family protein, which translates into the protein MAYELADETRRRNALDEAVLPLPPSTRVLTISNQKGGVGKTTTAVNLAAGLARAGARVLVIDLDPQGNASTALGVDHRSERKSVYEVLVSDVSLAEVVQPSTEHELLDCVPATIHLAGAEIELVSLVAREQRLRRALDAHLATMERPYDYVFIDCPPSLGLLTINAFVAAREVLIPIQCEYYALEGLSQLLSNIELIEKHLNPELRLSTILLTMYDSRTNLAQQVAQEVRDHFPVQTLETIIPRSVRVSEAPSYGQSVISYDFGSTGSLSYREAAAEIARRGAATPEESN